In the Phenylobacterium soli genome, CTTGTGTGCCTGGACTGCCGCACCTCTAGAATTGGGACTCCGGCGGTTTCATCTGGTAGGATCAGTGGCGAAGCTGGATCGACCATGACCGACGACAACCCCTTCCGCAGGGGCCTGGGCGGGCCGCTCGGGCCGGACCCGTTCTCCGAACTCTCGGGGCTTGCCCGATTTACCGACCCGCCGCCGAACGCGCTCTCCGCCTTTTCGGACCTCGCCCGAATGACCGGCCAGACGAACTCCCTGTCGGAGCTCGCCCGCCTCGTCGCCTCGCCCGCGCCTCCAGCCACCGGCCTAGGGCTGCCCATGACGTCGTCTCTCGCCCAAGCTCTCAGCGGCGAACTCAGCTACCTCGGCGGCCTCGGCGGCCTTGAGAAATACCGCCAGCGGCGCGAGTGGAACGCGCGGTTTGAGCACTGGGAGAAGCCGGCGAGCACGACGGAGGAGAGCACCCTGGACCGGGCGCAGCGCATGGTGCGAGAGGCTATCGCCGGGAGCGTGTGGCTTCGGGAGCAGGGAGCGACGGTGCAGCCGCAAGGCTCGTACCACAACAATACGAACACTCGCTTGGACGCGGACGCTGACCTGCGGGTGCAACTGCCTCTGATCAAGGTCGACTACCATCCCAACGTGACGGTCCCGTACGCGCGCTCTCTGCTCGGGCTGACGGACTCTTCGTGGAGCTTCGACCAACTCTTCACGATGCTGCGTTGGGAGCTGGAGACGCTGCTCGGAGAGGCCTTCGGCAAGAGGAATGTGACGCCCGGCAACAAGGCGATCCGCGTGAAGGGCCTGCGCGGGACGCGCGCCGAGATCGATGTCGTTCCTGCCGTCCGCTACCAGAACATCATGTGGTGGGACTGGGAGGCTCGGTACAACACGATCGAGGGTGTCGCCCTGCTGTCGAAAGACGGCCGCTGGACCATCAACTACCCTGATCACCACCGCGCGAGCGGCGTCGCGAAGCGGGCGGGTACAGGTCACCAATTCAAGCGGCAGGTCCGCATCTTCAAGCGCCTGCGCGGCGACCTGGCCCAGCGAGGGCTCTTGCACGCCAAGGTCCCGTCGTTCCTCGTCGAGAGCCTCGTCTGGAATGTTGAGGACGGCTATTTCACGGTCTCCGGTGACGACATGTACGAGCGCGTGCGCCGGATCGCCCGCCGGCTCCAGTGGATGGTGCGCGACGAGAACACGGCGGCTGGGATGCTGGAGGTGAACGGCCTGAAGAAGCTGTTCACTGAGGAGCAGGCGTGGACTTGGGCTGACGCCATGGCCTTCGCGGAGGCGGTGGTCGCCCATCTCGGCGACGCCTGATGTGGTCGCTTCTGCCGGCGAATTGGCGGCTGACGCTCATCGTCGCCACCACCCTCTTCGCGGCTTGGGCCTGGGACGGTCTGC is a window encoding:
- a CDS encoding nucleotidyltransferase family protein, whose product is MTDDNPFRRGLGGPLGPDPFSELSGLARFTDPPPNALSAFSDLARMTGQTNSLSELARLVASPAPPATGLGLPMTSSLAQALSGELSYLGGLGGLEKYRQRREWNARFEHWEKPASTTEESTLDRAQRMVREAIAGSVWLREQGATVQPQGSYHNNTNTRLDADADLRVQLPLIKVDYHPNVTVPYARSLLGLTDSSWSFDQLFTMLRWELETLLGEAFGKRNVTPGNKAIRVKGLRGTRAEIDVVPAVRYQNIMWWDWEARYNTIEGVALLSKDGRWTINYPDHHRASGVAKRAGTGHQFKRQVRIFKRLRGDLAQRGLLHAKVPSFLVESLVWNVEDGYFTVSGDDMYERVRRIARRLQWMVRDENTAAGMLEVNGLKKLFTEEQAWTWADAMAFAEAVVAHLGDA